In Kocuria turfanensis, a single genomic region encodes these proteins:
- a CDS encoding glycosyltransferase, which yields MSSAPAPLVDVIIPVHTAARPVDRAVAAVLAGGLPVGDHGGVRLTVVCHNVGAALIRDRLAAEHRPLVDLVECFDGTRNPAAPRNLGLERSSARYVSFVDSDDTIAPGALAAWTEIAERHGSAAVLPRLVHGGGGVLRTPVPRPLRRADLDPVRDRLAYRTTSLGLLRREVLAERGLRFQGQYATGEDLGLTARAWFGGGRLDLAPRWAHYVVHDDADGRITRGPRPLAEDLEAFTDLLAGTWYAGLGAEQRTAIAVKVLRVQLLGAVHARASAGAWTGEDARTCRAVLRLVGAVGGPALEMLSRADRDLLDLAARGGATAGEVLRASTRRRRFGRPATLLTRDPRRVLHREAPLRFMAASLLV from the coding sequence GTGTCCTCCGCTCCCGCGCCGCTCGTCGACGTCATCATTCCCGTGCACACCGCCGCACGACCCGTCGACCGCGCCGTCGCGGCGGTGCTGGCCGGGGGGCTCCCGGTCGGCGACCACGGCGGGGTGCGCCTCACGGTGGTCTGCCACAACGTCGGCGCCGCGCTGATCCGCGACCGGCTCGCCGCGGAGCACCGGCCGCTCGTCGACCTGGTGGAGTGCTTCGACGGCACCCGCAACCCGGCCGCCCCCCGCAACCTGGGTCTGGAGCGCTCCTCCGCCCGGTACGTCTCCTTCGTGGACAGCGACGACACCATCGCGCCCGGGGCGCTGGCGGCCTGGACGGAGATCGCGGAACGCCACGGCTCGGCGGCAGTGCTCCCGCGCCTGGTCCACGGCGGCGGCGGCGTGCTCCGCACCCCCGTGCCCCGCCCGCTCCGCCGCGCGGACCTCGACCCGGTCAGGGACCGGCTGGCCTACCGCACCACCAGCCTGGGGCTGCTCCGCCGGGAGGTGCTGGCCGAGCGCGGGCTGCGCTTCCAGGGCCAGTACGCCACCGGCGAGGACCTGGGACTCACCGCCCGCGCCTGGTTCGGCGGCGGACGCCTCGACCTCGCCCCCCGGTGGGCGCACTACGTGGTGCACGACGACGCCGACGGGCGGATCACCCGCGGGCCACGCCCGCTCGCCGAGGACCTCGAGGCCTTCACCGACCTGCTCGCCGGCACCTGGTACGCCGGGCTGGGCGCGGAGCAGCGCACGGCGATCGCCGTCAAGGTGCTGCGGGTCCAGCTGCTCGGCGCGGTGCACGCCCGGGCGTCGGCGGGGGCCTGGACCGGTGAGGACGCCCGGACGTGCCGGGCGGTCCTCCGGCTGGTGGGGGCGGTGGGCGGGCCGGCCCTCGAGATGCTCTCCCGGGCCGACCGGGACCTGCTCGACCTCGCCGCCCGCGGCGGGGCCACCGCCGGCGAGGTGCTCCGGGCCTCCACCCGGCGCCGCCGCTTCGGACGGCCCGCCACGCTGCTCACCCGGGACCCGCGCCGGGTCCTGCACCGCGAGGCGCCCCTGCGCTTCATGGCCGCGTCCCTGCTGGTCTGA
- a CDS encoding acyltransferase family protein, which yields MSRLLPAELSAGTDRAPAPPAPAAHRFRPEVQGLRTVAVLLVAVYHVWIGGVSGGVDVFLFISAFLMTLSFVRRLENGTGPQLGRYWARTFSRLLPPVVVTVLGTLVAVRLLFPSDRWYAAIEEAAATVLYAQNWVLAFNAVDYYAADTSQASPFQHFWSLSVQGQVFLLWPLLLALCGLLARRTRQPVGRVAAVVFGAVFLASFVFSVVSTNHEQAFAYFDTRARLWEFALGSLLALAVLRGVSLPGALRLVLGWTGLVAIAVCGLVLDVQGSFPGWAALWPLTGAALVILAGHTGDPRGADALLTRRPLLVLGEASYAVYLVHWPVLVTYLVVTDREKATLLHGLVILLASIVLGVLVHRLVERPLRPGTGARAVLRQLGLIVLCVALVLVPAAGARVVLDRHAQEAAARAAVENPGAAVLAGDLAWQQDPAVPTIPNPLVREGQWATLPEKCDDATQDWFGDHVVACTALPVDPDAEVDAMVVGNSHAEQWLPAFQRVAEDRGWNLLSAVKGACRYQPVETTDETECQELIRLTDQYIEEQDIDVVFTTSTVTSTDGPGEEIAPGFAQLLDDLDERGVTVVGIRDNPRFSFNMVTCIDQDGPDAARCNPPREQKLAPQNPADALEAAHGNFVNVDMSDWICPDGTCPSRIGNRWVYMDDNHMPHDYVVTMVPAFAEQFDRLAEGRAQSLPGG from the coding sequence ATGAGCCGTCTCCTGCCCGCCGAGCTGTCCGCGGGGACCGACCGCGCCCCCGCGCCCCCCGCCCCGGCCGCCCACCGCTTCCGCCCCGAGGTCCAGGGGCTGCGCACCGTGGCCGTCCTCCTGGTCGCCGTGTACCACGTGTGGATCGGCGGGGTCTCGGGCGGGGTGGACGTGTTCCTGTTCATCTCCGCGTTCCTGATGACCCTCTCCTTCGTGCGGCGCCTCGAGAACGGGACGGGGCCGCAGCTGGGCCGCTACTGGGCCAGGACCTTCTCCCGGCTGCTGCCCCCCGTCGTCGTGACGGTGCTGGGCACCCTCGTGGCGGTGCGGCTGCTGTTCCCCTCCGACCGCTGGTACGCCGCCATCGAGGAGGCGGCGGCCACGGTGCTGTACGCCCAGAACTGGGTGCTCGCGTTCAACGCGGTGGACTACTACGCCGCGGACACCTCGCAGGCCAGCCCGTTCCAGCACTTCTGGTCCCTCTCCGTGCAGGGGCAGGTGTTCCTGCTCTGGCCGCTGCTGCTCGCCCTGTGCGGACTGCTCGCCCGGCGCACCCGGCAGCCCGTGGGCCGCGTGGCCGCCGTCGTGTTCGGGGCCGTGTTCCTGGCCTCCTTCGTCTTCTCGGTGGTCTCCACGAACCACGAGCAGGCCTTCGCCTACTTCGACACCCGGGCCCGGCTGTGGGAGTTCGCGCTCGGCTCGCTGCTGGCCCTGGCCGTGCTGCGCGGCGTCAGTCTCCCGGGCGCGCTGCGCCTCGTCCTGGGCTGGACCGGGCTCGTGGCCATCGCGGTGTGCGGGCTGGTCCTGGACGTCCAGGGCTCCTTCCCCGGGTGGGCGGCGCTGTGGCCGCTGACCGGGGCGGCCCTGGTGATCCTCGCCGGCCACACCGGCGACCCGCGCGGGGCCGACGCCCTGCTCACCCGCCGCCCCCTCCTGGTGCTCGGCGAGGCCTCCTACGCGGTCTACCTCGTGCACTGGCCGGTGCTCGTGACCTATCTGGTGGTCACGGACCGGGAAAAGGCCACGCTGCTGCACGGGCTGGTCATCCTGCTGGCCAGCATCGTCCTGGGCGTCCTGGTGCACCGGCTGGTCGAGCGGCCGCTGCGGCCCGGGACCGGGGCGCGGGCCGTTCTGCGCCAGCTCGGGCTGATCGTGCTGTGCGTGGCCCTCGTGCTGGTCCCCGCCGCGGGCGCCCGGGTCGTCCTGGACCGGCACGCGCAGGAGGCCGCGGCGCGGGCCGCCGTCGAGAACCCGGGAGCCGCCGTCCTGGCCGGGGACCTCGCGTGGCAGCAGGACCCGGCGGTGCCCACGATCCCGAACCCCCTGGTGCGGGAGGGCCAGTGGGCGACGCTGCCGGAGAAGTGCGACGACGCGACGCAGGACTGGTTCGGCGACCACGTGGTGGCGTGCACGGCCCTGCCCGTGGACCCGGACGCCGAGGTCGACGCCATGGTGGTCGGCAACTCCCACGCCGAGCAGTGGCTGCCGGCGTTCCAGCGCGTCGCCGAGGACCGCGGCTGGAACCTGCTCTCCGCCGTCAAGGGCGCCTGCCGGTACCAGCCGGTCGAGACCACCGACGAGACCGAGTGCCAGGAGCTCATCCGGCTCACGGACCAGTACATCGAGGAGCAGGACATCGACGTGGTGTTCACGACCTCCACCGTCACCTCCACCGACGGGCCCGGCGAAGAGATCGCTCCCGGGTTCGCGCAGCTCCTCGACGACCTGGACGAGCGGGGCGTCACCGTGGTCGGGATCCGCGACAACCCGCGCTTCTCCTTCAACATGGTCACCTGCATCGACCAGGACGGCCCCGACGCCGCGCGCTGCAACCCGCCGCGGGAGCAGAAACTGGCCCCGCAGAACCCGGCGGACGCGCTCGAGGCGGCGCACGGGAACTTCGTCAACGTGGACATGAGCGACTGGATCTGCCCGGACGGGACGTGCCCGTCGCGGATCGGCAACCGCTGGGTCTACATGGACGACAACCACATGCCCCACGACTACGTGGTCACCATGGTCCCGGCCTTCGCGGAGCAGTTCGACCGGCTGGCGGAGGGCCGGGCGCAGTCCCTGCCCGGCGGGTGA
- a CDS encoding lipopolysaccharide biosynthesis protein — protein sequence MSRLRSILFPPPNHANTDNPLGSAFALTVVAVFVQGLSRFGYSVLVGNLLGQEALADVNLTISLALFLVLLWPQASGTAASKFIAMARGRQDPDAQAATASFTATSASAGMALLSVSAVLYAAFVLELPGAYTVSAGLLVLSLSAYNFVRGVRTGNNQFVTTTAWDTISSFLTLTLLLLVLLAGWHWVLLLPLITGYAVYALPAWPRRSRARLDPAQRREILVFTAWGSAHLVAATGLMQLSLVIGDGFATKAEVGLYAAAVSLATPASMLSGAMLTALSPSVARMYAAGDTGGLTRQVDTILRTMVTVFLPVFGVGALWAEPVLRLVYFGDPDFVDAEPLLVLLFLAVSATSFNAANARLNGTEPWGIKVLAAANGLGLAVGVCTMLLLGPELGIVASAVGYLVGSLISAVLPLLVVWRLDRMRWGGIVLRIVVGYGLVLAGLQVLGPQFRLLPALAVTAVFLAVWAGLSARDLRPMVRAVGGRFRR from the coding sequence ATGTCCCGGCTGCGCTCGATCCTCTTCCCGCCCCCCAACCACGCGAACACCGACAACCCCCTGGGGTCGGCGTTCGCGCTGACCGTGGTGGCCGTGTTCGTCCAGGGCCTGTCCCGCTTCGGCTACAGCGTGCTGGTGGGCAATCTGCTGGGCCAGGAGGCGCTCGCCGACGTCAACCTGACGATCTCGCTGGCCCTGTTCCTCGTCCTGCTGTGGCCCCAGGCCTCCGGCACCGCGGCGTCCAAGTTCATCGCGATGGCCCGGGGCCGCCAGGACCCGGACGCGCAGGCGGCCACGGCGTCCTTCACCGCGACCAGCGCCTCCGCGGGCATGGCGCTGCTGTCGGTCTCGGCGGTGCTCTACGCCGCGTTCGTGCTCGAGCTCCCGGGGGCCTACACGGTCTCGGCGGGCCTGCTCGTGCTCTCCCTGTCGGCGTACAACTTCGTGCGCGGCGTGCGCACGGGCAACAACCAGTTCGTGACGACGACGGCGTGGGACACCATCAGCTCGTTCCTCACCCTCACCCTGCTGCTGCTGGTCCTGCTCGCGGGCTGGCACTGGGTGCTGCTGCTGCCCCTGATCACCGGCTACGCGGTCTACGCCCTGCCCGCGTGGCCGCGCCGCAGCCGGGCGCGGCTCGACCCCGCCCAGCGCCGGGAGATCCTGGTGTTCACCGCCTGGGGATCGGCCCACCTGGTGGCCGCGACCGGTCTGATGCAGCTGTCCCTGGTGATCGGCGACGGCTTCGCCACCAAGGCCGAGGTCGGCCTCTACGCCGCCGCGGTGTCCCTCGCGACCCCCGCCAGCATGCTCTCCGGGGCCATGCTCACCGCCCTGTCCCCGAGCGTGGCCCGCATGTACGCCGCCGGCGACACCGGGGGCCTGACCCGCCAGGTGGACACGATCCTGCGCACGATGGTCACGGTCTTCCTGCCGGTCTTCGGCGTGGGCGCCCTGTGGGCGGAGCCCGTCCTGCGGCTGGTCTACTTCGGGGACCCCGACTTCGTGGACGCCGAGCCGCTGCTGGTCCTGCTGTTCCTGGCGGTCTCGGCGACCAGCTTCAACGCCGCGAACGCCCGGCTCAACGGCACCGAGCCCTGGGGGATCAAGGTCCTGGCCGCCGCCAACGGCCTGGGCCTGGCCGTGGGGGTGTGCACCATGCTGCTGCTGGGCCCGGAGCTGGGGATCGTGGCCTCGGCCGTGGGCTATCTCGTGGGCTCGCTGATCAGCGCGGTCCTGCCGCTGCTGGTGGTCTGGCGGCTGGACCGGATGCGGTGGGGCGGGATCGTGCTGCGCATCGTCGTCGGCTACGGGCTGGTCCTGGCCGGCCTGCAGGTGCTCGGCCCGCAGTTCCGGTTGCTGCCGGCCCTGGCGGTGACCGCCGTGTTCCTCGCGGTCTGGGCCGGGCTCAGCGCGCGGGACCTGCGGCCCATGGTCCGGGCCGTCGGGGGCCGCTTCCGGCGCTGA
- a CDS encoding glycosyltransferase translates to MRVLVVSTWYPSAERPGETPFVPRHVRAIARHHDVRVLHVRLLRTGPAAQEEWDGVPVLRLPFHPLSPATVLRAWAEVGRHLAAADVLHTMPFSAALVCLPVARRRPWVHTEHWNGVLTPEQNGPLWRRLAWSRRILRLPDRVTGVSTMMCEVLRRFADPERVERIGNVVDHAEHVTAPPRGRRLELLAVGALRAIKDPLLAVEAVAWLRDAGHDVRLTWCGAGELEQDVRDRARELGLEGRVLLAGTVGAEEVQRRLAASDVFLLPSRSETFCVAAAEALAAGRPVVMGAVGGQRDFVHPRNGRLVAERTPEAFGQAVLDVVGAHALLPPEEMAHEIRSVYGSERIAADLDRLYRSVVPRPGAGRRL, encoded by the coding sequence GTGCGCGTGCTGGTCGTCAGCACCTGGTACCCGTCCGCGGAGCGGCCCGGGGAGACCCCGTTCGTGCCCCGGCACGTCCGGGCGATCGCCCGGCACCACGACGTCCGGGTCCTGCACGTGCGGCTGCTGCGCACCGGGCCGGCCGCCCAGGAGGAGTGGGACGGCGTCCCCGTGCTCCGGCTCCCGTTCCACCCGCTGAGCCCGGCCACGGTGCTGCGGGCCTGGGCCGAGGTCGGCCGGCACCTCGCGGCCGCGGACGTCCTGCACACCATGCCGTTCTCGGCCGCGCTGGTCTGCCTGCCCGTCGCCCGCCGCCGCCCGTGGGTGCACACGGAGCACTGGAACGGCGTGCTCACCCCTGAGCAGAACGGGCCGCTGTGGCGGCGCCTGGCCTGGAGCCGCCGGATCCTGCGCCTGCCGGACCGGGTCACGGGCGTGAGCACCATGATGTGCGAGGTGCTGCGCCGCTTCGCGGACCCCGAGCGGGTCGAGCGGATCGGCAACGTGGTCGACCACGCCGAGCACGTCACCGCCCCGCCGCGCGGGCGCAGGCTCGAGCTGCTGGCCGTCGGCGCGCTGCGCGCGATCAAGGACCCGCTGCTGGCGGTCGAGGCGGTGGCCTGGCTGCGGGACGCCGGTCACGACGTGCGCCTCACCTGGTGCGGGGCCGGGGAGCTCGAGCAGGACGTCCGGGACCGGGCGCGGGAGCTCGGGCTCGAGGGCCGCGTCCTGCTCGCCGGCACCGTGGGCGCCGAGGAGGTCCAGCGGCGCCTGGCCGCCTCGGACGTGTTCCTGCTGCCCAGCCGCTCCGAGACCTTCTGCGTCGCCGCCGCCGAGGCCCTCGCCGCGGGCCGGCCCGTGGTCATGGGCGCCGTGGGCGGGCAGCGGGACTTCGTGCATCCCCGCAACGGGCGGCTCGTGGCCGAGCGCACCCCGGAGGCCTTCGGGCAGGCCGTGCTGGACGTCGTCGGCGCGCACGCCCTGCTCCCGCCCGAGGAGATGGCCCACGAGATCCGCTCCGTCTACGGGAGCGAGCGGATCGCCGCCGACCTCGACCGGCTCTACCGGTCGGTGGTCCCGCGGCCGGGGGCGGGGCGTCGGCTTTGA